From Algoriphagus sp. NG3, the proteins below share one genomic window:
- a CDS encoding sodium:proton antiporter, which produces MNNFIFCFALLFGIIFFGGLDSTSSFAQTADNEYIYLAQADHANADQVAPHDDLVEEAVDDGHHTAPIWLVIPFVALLLMIATGPLFYEHFWHKNYPKIAIGFALLVVFYYLFILGNVHAPVHALAEYIQFIALLASLYIASGGILIEIDKKATPLANVTLLIIGALVSNLIGTTGASMLLIRPFIRLNKGNIQAYHIIFFIFMVSNVGGSLTPIGDPPLFLGFLKGIPFFWTLEHNWPAWLFALTLLSIIFYFVDKRFGRANDDSELEATTYTNKLSLIGVKNFGWLFIIICSVFLDPNVIEGVPAIVYDGQKFSYIREIIMLSVAFFSYRFADQRAIKGNEFNFEPIREVAFIFIGIFGTMMPALELVGAFAKSPDGAAMISHNTLYWGTGILSGFLDNAPTYLNFLAAAMASKGATINNIEEVRQFAADGYHDSAFELMAIAIASVFFGAMTYIGNGPNFMVKSIAEQNGIKMPSFFGYIIRFSLPVLLPLLFLVWLVFFAFV; this is translated from the coding sequence ATGAATAACTTTATCTTTTGTTTCGCGCTACTTTTCGGAATTATATTTTTTGGAGGTCTTGACAGCACTTCTTCATTTGCCCAAACTGCTGATAATGAGTACATCTATCTGGCGCAAGCTGACCATGCAAATGCCGATCAGGTAGCTCCTCATGATGATCTGGTAGAGGAGGCAGTAGATGATGGACATCATACAGCACCGATTTGGCTGGTCATCCCTTTTGTAGCGCTTCTGCTGATGATAGCCACCGGCCCGCTGTTTTACGAGCATTTCTGGCATAAAAACTACCCGAAAATTGCAATTGGATTTGCCTTGTTGGTGGTTTTCTATTACTTATTTATACTAGGAAATGTCCATGCCCCCGTCCATGCCCTGGCAGAATATATCCAGTTCATAGCCCTGCTGGCATCCTTGTACATAGCATCAGGGGGCATCCTGATAGAAATTGACAAGAAAGCCACTCCTTTGGCTAATGTTACTTTGTTGATCATCGGGGCATTGGTTTCCAATCTGATCGGAACTACAGGAGCCTCCATGCTATTGATACGGCCATTTATCAGACTAAACAAGGGAAACATTCAAGCATACCATATCATCTTTTTCATCTTTATGGTGAGCAACGTAGGAGGCTCTTTGACACCAATTGGCGATCCCCCCCTGTTCTTAGGCTTTTTGAAAGGCATACCTTTCTTCTGGACGCTCGAACACAACTGGCCGGCATGGTTATTTGCGCTCACATTATTATCGATAATTTTCTATTTTGTTGATAAAAGATTTGGAAGAGCCAATGATGATTCCGAACTGGAAGCGACCACCTATACCAATAAACTTTCCCTTATAGGAGTTAAGAATTTTGGCTGGTTGTTTATCATTATCTGCTCCGTATTCCTGGATCCGAATGTAATAGAAGGTGTCCCTGCAATCGTTTATGACGGACAGAAGTTTTCTTATATACGGGAAATCATCATGCTCTCAGTAGCATTCTTCTCCTACAGATTTGCCGACCAGCGGGCCATAAAAGGCAATGAGTTCAACTTCGAGCCCATTCGCGAAGTAGCCTTTATATTTATAGGGATATTTGGCACTATGATGCCGGCTTTGGAGCTGGTCGGCGCATTTGCCAAATCACCTGATGGCGCGGCAATGATCTCCCACAATACACTCTATTGGGGAACGGGAATACTGTCAGGCTTTCTTGACAACGCCCCTACATACCTGAACTTCCTTGCTGCAGCCATGGCTTCCAAGGGCGCCACTATCAACAATATTGAGGAGGTTCGTCAGTTTGCAGCAGATGGTTATCATGATTCTGCATTTGAACTGATGGCTATTGCAATTGCATCGGTATTCTTCGGTGCCATGACCTACATAGGAAATGGCCCCAACTTTATGGTAAAATCCATCGCAGAGCAAAACGGTATCAAAATGCCCTCGTTCTTTGGGTATATCATCCGGTTTTCCCTGCCTGTTCTTCTACCCCTGCTATTTTTGGTTTGGCTGGTATTCTTTGCTTTCGTATAA
- a CDS encoding Glu/Leu/Phe/Val dehydrogenase dimerization domain-containing protein, producing MQELLKKFENKQPEITFEWSDSESEAEGWVVINSLRGGAAGGGTRMRKGLDKREVESLAKTMEVKFTVSGPAIGGAKSGINFDPNDPRKDAVLRRWYKAVIPLLKSYYGTGGDLNIDEIHEVIPITESYGLWHPQEGVVNGHYHATEPEKIRKIGQLRQGVSKVLEDPDFTPNGPRKYTVADMITGFGVAEAVRHYYNIWGGDLKGKRAVIQGWGNVGAAAACFLAIEGVKIVGIIDRDGGVINENGYSLDEIRELFLDRVGNKLVAEDQLSFEEINQKIWDLKSEIFIPAASSRLITKDQAGRMVNAGLEVISCGANVPFADPEIFFGPTGVWTDQRVSVIPDFIANCGMARVFAYLMSDNAEVTDKAIFEDVSDTIEKALKKVYDKNPDKVKLAQTSFNIALAQLV from the coding sequence ATGCAAGAATTACTCAAAAAGTTCGAGAACAAACAGCCGGAAATCACCTTCGAGTGGAGTGACAGCGAATCAGAAGCTGAGGGCTGGGTAGTGATAAATTCCCTCCGAGGAGGTGCAGCGGGCGGCGGGACCCGTATGAGAAAGGGTCTGGACAAGCGAGAAGTAGAATCGCTTGCCAAAACCATGGAAGTAAAATTCACCGTTTCCGGACCGGCAATTGGCGGTGCCAAATCAGGGATCAACTTTGACCCCAACGATCCCCGCAAAGATGCAGTACTCCGCCGCTGGTACAAAGCTGTGATCCCATTGTTAAAAAGCTATTATGGCACTGGCGGGGATCTGAATATAGATGAGATCCATGAAGTAATTCCCATCACCGAATCCTATGGTCTCTGGCACCCACAAGAAGGAGTTGTGAATGGCCACTATCATGCTACTGAGCCTGAAAAAATCCGGAAGATTGGACAACTGAGACAAGGTGTATCCAAAGTATTGGAAGACCCGGATTTCACCCCAAACGGGCCCAGAAAATATACAGTGGCAGATATGATTACCGGATTTGGTGTGGCTGAGGCAGTGAGACACTATTATAATATCTGGGGGGGAGACCTCAAAGGTAAGCGAGCAGTCATACAAGGATGGGGAAATGTGGGAGCCGCGGCAGCCTGTTTTCTGGCGATAGAAGGTGTGAAAATCGTAGGTATTATCGACCGTGATGGAGGTGTGATCAACGAAAACGGGTATTCTCTTGATGAGATCCGAGAGCTTTTCCTTGACAGGGTAGGCAACAAACTAGTAGCCGAAGATCAACTCTCATTTGAAGAGATCAACCAGAAAATCTGGGATCTGAAAAGCGAAATCTTCATACCTGCCGCATCCTCCAGACTGATAACTAAGGATCAGGCAGGGCGGATGGTAAATGCAGGACTTGAAGTAATATCATGCGGGGCCAACGTGCCGTTTGCGGATCCTGAAATTTTCTTTGGCCCAACAGGCGTATGGACTGATCAGCGAGTGTCGGTTATTCCTGACTTCATCGCAAACTGTGGCATGGCCAGAGTATTTGCTTACTTGATGAGCGATAATGCAGAGGTAACCGACAAAGCAATATTCGAGGACGTGAGTGACACTATAGAAAAAGCGTTGAAAAAGGTTTATGACAAAAATCCGGATAAAGTTAAACTAGCCCAAACGTCCTTTAATATAGCCCTGGCACAACTCGTGTAA
- a CDS encoding anhydro-N-acetylmuramic acid kinase: MSPTHYPMIGLMSGTSGDGLDIAYCNYTLQETWSYEIIDAVTVPFPAVLGKKLMKSHQLSALELALLDVEFGAWMGEKVKAYCDENQYKPLAVCSHGHTVFHQPTKGLSLQIGNGWALHQASGQKVINDFRMLDVQLGGQGAPLVPIGDRLLFPTVDFCINLGGIANISMESAGLRLAFDTCPFNLLLNAQAVRLGADYDRGGDWAKTGVLNENLFNALNSLPYYSKSNRKSLGREDLENDFIPLINTSGLGEKDILRTLAEHYAFQIAKVIQLHKKHKEPNVLITGGGAYNSFFISCLDKYLDSKWNKVSASPSLIEFKEALVFGFLGVLRLRNENNCLASVTGALRDSSGGVVYS, from the coding sequence ATGAGCCCCACCCACTACCCCATGATAGGATTGATGTCCGGCACTTCCGGTGACGGACTGGACATTGCCTATTGCAACTATACCTTACAGGAAACCTGGTCCTACGAAATCATTGATGCAGTGACGGTTCCCTTTCCTGCTGTTTTAGGCAAAAAACTTATGAAAAGCCATCAGCTCTCTGCCTTGGAACTGGCACTTCTGGATGTGGAGTTTGGAGCATGGATGGGAGAAAAAGTAAAAGCGTACTGCGATGAAAACCAGTACAAACCCTTAGCTGTCTGTTCCCATGGCCATACCGTTTTTCACCAGCCGACAAAGGGACTTAGCCTGCAGATTGGCAATGGATGGGCATTGCATCAGGCCTCTGGCCAGAAGGTAATCAATGACTTCAGAATGCTCGATGTACAGCTCGGTGGACAAGGTGCTCCCTTGGTCCCCATAGGTGATCGGCTGCTTTTTCCCACGGTCGATTTTTGCATCAACCTAGGGGGGATTGCCAATATCAGCATGGAGTCGGCAGGCCTGCGTCTTGCCTTTGATACTTGCCCTTTCAACCTACTACTCAATGCCCAAGCAGTCCGACTAGGGGCTGACTACGACCGAGGTGGAGATTGGGCTAAAACAGGTGTTCTTAATGAAAATCTATTTAACGCCCTTAATTCCCTACCCTATTATTCAAAATCAAATAGAAAATCCTTAGGTAGAGAAGACTTGGAAAATGATTTCATTCCATTGATTAATACGAGTGGGCTAGGTGAAAAAGATATTTTACGGACACTGGCGGAACATTATGCTTTCCAAATCGCCAAGGTCATCCAACTTCATAAAAAACACAAAGAACCGAATGTGTTGATCACCGGAGGAGGAGCATACAATTCTTTCTTTATCTCATGTCTGGACAAGTACCTGGATTCCAAATGGAACAAAGTTTCTGCTTCTCCATCCTTAATTGAATTTAAAGAAGCGCTGGTTTTTGGATTTTTGGGGGTATTGCGTCTCCGCAATGAAAACAATTGCTTAGCCTCTGTTACCGGTGCTCTCAGAGACTCCTCTGGAGGTGTGGTGTATAGCTGA
- a CDS encoding type III pantothenate kinase, with protein MRNLIIDIGNTRIKSAVFERKNLLEEKVFDEFISALNYWESLVFDQCLVSSVKWSETDLTQKLSFDFKYLSHKTSLPVNNKYETSTTLGVDRIAGAIGAWSMKGSGPVLAIDLGTCITFDLINEDNSYLGGAISPGLAMRARAMHEQTARLPLVDLNVKPHALIGTNTITCMQIGIWQGVELEILGQIEAYTKKYPEIEVFISGGDAQSFVSLAKDLIFVVPNLVLYGLNSILNHNVE; from the coding sequence ATGCGGAATCTAATCATAGATATTGGAAATACTAGAATTAAATCGGCGGTCTTTGAGCGGAAAAACCTTCTTGAAGAAAAAGTTTTTGATGAGTTTATTTCTGCCTTAAATTACTGGGAATCATTGGTTTTTGATCAATGTTTGGTGAGCTCTGTGAAGTGGAGTGAAACTGACCTTACACAGAAATTATCCTTTGATTTTAAGTACTTGAGCCATAAGACAAGCCTTCCTGTTAATAATAAGTACGAGACCTCTACTACCTTGGGTGTAGACCGTATAGCAGGGGCTATAGGCGCATGGTCTATGAAGGGTAGTGGGCCGGTTTTGGCAATAGATCTAGGTACTTGTATTACTTTCGATCTGATTAATGAGGATAACTCGTATCTGGGAGGGGCGATAAGCCCTGGTCTTGCGATGCGGGCCAGAGCTATGCATGAGCAGACAGCGAGATTGCCTTTGGTGGATCTTAACGTCAAACCTCATGCATTAATTGGCACAAACACAATCACCTGTATGCAAATCGGTATTTGGCAGGGGGTGGAACTGGAAATACTCGGACAAATCGAAGCATATACCAAAAAATATCCAGAAATCGAGGTCTTTATTAGCGGAGGAGATGCCCAATCTTTTGTTTCATTGGCAAAAGACCTCATATTTGTAGTCCCAAATTTGGTCCTATACGGATTGAATTCTATTCTAAACCACAATGTTGAGTAA
- the lptC gene encoding LPS export ABC transporter periplasmic protein LptC, with protein MKTRITPLAYLVTLVLLSTSCREDVDASLLEVYDGPMNMAINIHLIESDSAIVRSDIKAPKQLEFANGNLEFPDGIEIEIYEKDGQLSTTLRADRAYFIREENLYRGEGDVQVHNILNDQELQSEELFWDIRKKIIYTEKFVRIQSGGDYSYGSGFEADETFTTYTLKEPRDARIEVSEDGL; from the coding sequence GTGAAAACAAGAATAACCCCATTAGCTTATTTGGTGACCTTGGTTTTGTTGTCTACTTCCTGTAGAGAGGATGTAGATGCATCCCTGCTGGAGGTATATGATGGGCCGATGAATATGGCTATCAATATACATCTCATAGAAAGTGACTCTGCCATTGTGAGATCGGATATAAAGGCTCCTAAGCAGCTTGAGTTTGCCAATGGCAACCTGGAATTCCCAGATGGCATAGAAATCGAAATCTATGAAAAAGACGGTCAGTTGAGCACCACCCTTCGGGCAGATCGGGCTTATTTTATAAGAGAAGAAAATCTCTATCGAGGTGAAGGTGATGTACAGGTTCATAATATACTGAATGACCAAGAACTTCAGTCAGAAGAGCTTTTTTGGGATATCAGAAAAAAAATAATCTACACGGAGAAATTTGTGCGGATACAGAGTGGGGGTGATTATTCTTATGGATCCGGTTTTGAGGCAGATGAGACTTTCACCACATATACACTTAAAGAGCCTAGGGATGCACGTATAGAAGTATCTGAAGATGGCCTTTAG
- a CDS encoding hemolysin family protein, whose amino-acid sequence MEISYLVYVIFTLVFSAFFSGMEIAFISSNKLQIELQNKQGDMTGRILSVFVRRPGQFIGTTLMGNTISLVLYGIFMAYLMEDPLKLWLPEGFNNDAIVLVLQTLISTIVVLITAEFLPKSLFMLNPNSMLNFFALPFWIVYILIYPVVWAVVGLSRFFITKILRLEYSEDKPVFTVTDLNSFVQNHIHKGKEEGQVEIDTKIFDNAVEFKTVRVRECMVPRTDIVSVEVDDSMEELKKVFEDSGHSKVIVYRESIDDVIGYCHQLELFKKPKTIEEILTPIIIAPESALANELLIQFIQERKSLALVVDEFGGTSGIVSMEDIIEEIFGEIEDEYDSDDLIEQKISDQEYLLSARHEIDYLNDKYGWELPIGDFETLSGLILSLMENLPKKGESVTFDGYTFTVMTKQEHRIETVRLKINTSGIF is encoded by the coding sequence ATGGAAATAAGTTATTTAGTCTATGTGATTTTCACCTTGGTCTTTTCAGCCTTTTTCTCAGGGATGGAAATCGCATTTATCTCCTCCAACAAGCTACAGATCGAGCTTCAGAATAAGCAAGGTGACATGACGGGCAGGATACTCAGTGTTTTTGTCCGGCGTCCGGGGCAATTTATAGGAACTACGCTCATGGGCAATACCATCTCGCTGGTGCTGTACGGTATCTTCATGGCATACCTGATGGAGGATCCTCTGAAATTATGGCTTCCGGAAGGGTTTAATAACGATGCGATAGTCTTAGTACTGCAGACCTTGATTTCCACTATAGTAGTGTTGATCACTGCGGAGTTTTTGCCCAAGAGCCTTTTTATGCTGAACCCTAACAGCATGCTTAATTTCTTTGCGCTGCCTTTTTGGATCGTCTATATTCTCATATACCCTGTGGTTTGGGCTGTGGTCGGATTGTCCAGGTTTTTTATTACAAAAATACTCCGTTTGGAATACAGTGAAGACAAGCCCGTTTTCACCGTGACCGATCTTAATAGCTTTGTCCAAAACCATATCCACAAAGGCAAAGAAGAGGGGCAGGTGGAGATAGACACGAAGATTTTTGACAATGCCGTGGAGTTTAAGACTGTCAGGGTGCGTGAGTGTATGGTTCCCAGGACGGATATCGTATCTGTGGAGGTGGATGATTCCATGGAGGAATTGAAGAAAGTCTTCGAGGACAGCGGACACTCCAAAGTGATCGTCTATCGGGAGTCCATCGATGATGTGATCGGTTATTGCCATCAGCTGGAGTTGTTTAAGAAACCCAAAACGATCGAAGAAATCCTTACCCCAATTATCATAGCTCCGGAATCAGCACTGGCCAATGAGTTGCTTATCCAGTTTATCCAAGAGCGGAAAAGCCTCGCTTTGGTAGTGGATGAGTTTGGTGGGACGTCAGGAATTGTATCTATGGAAGATATTATTGAGGAAATTTTCGGGGAAATCGAAGATGAATATGATAGCGATGATCTGATCGAGCAGAAGATATCCGATCAGGAATATCTTCTGAGCGCACGTCACGAAATAGACTACCTCAATGATAAATATGGATGGGAATTGCCTATTGGAGACTTTGAGACCTTATCCGGGCTCATACTTTCACTCATGGAGAATCTTCCCAAGAAGGGAGAATCTGTTACTTTCGACGGATATACTTTTACAGTAATGACCAAACAAGAGCATAGAATTGAGACAGTTCGGCTAAAAATCAACACCTCAGGTATTTTCTAG
- a CDS encoding SurA N-terminal domain-containing protein encodes MALIKQIRQRTGLMIGVIAGGLILFLLGGDLLSPNSTLLNSSQNIVGEIAGEDITYNEYIDRVEEFKVATQQRTGRTPSEVEMYSIREQAWQAMIVERVFKEEYEKLGLTISDAELVDMVQGKNIVPELRQQLVNPETGQFDKSQLVSFLQSLETADPNQQAFWNQQERVFADSRLRIKYDNLLATSEFATQAEAKEEYKAANTIADASILFVPFYAVADADVAVSDSDLKAYFSKNKSKFKSGNTVNLEYVSFSIQPSGADSAEVISSIKELTQELRTAENDSLFALRNSEGQNPFVTLRPGDALPANLSSNVSDIQAGETYGPFITTNSTYVSYKVTDQYQGTPRLRASHILFSTEGMDDAGKEAVKAQAETVLAEVKADGNFEIAARQYGQDGTSQTGGDLGWFAKDDFVTEFAEAAYAAKAPGILPSLVETEYGYHIIKVTEMPKSTYTKLATVELELVASDMTRNEAFRKADSFAANSGNRNEFTENATASNYRVLQANNVDANARNINNLQNAREVIRWAFDDGTSKGAVSSVFELDNAYVIANLISKKSEGELALEDVKEQVTAQVKNEKKAEVIKSKLAGKASLEEMKAEYPNEASLNEVPDLKLSANVIPGVGFAPRAIGAIFGVKQGEMTQPVREDVGVIVGKLNALTPAAEIGDYSAYQGQLTQNASQRTTYSVMMALQELAGVKDYRYKFF; translated from the coding sequence ATGGCGTTAATTAAACAAATTAGGCAAAGGACAGGTCTTATGATCGGCGTGATTGCCGGCGGATTGATTTTATTCCTTCTCGGAGGAGACTTATTAAGTCCAAATTCCACACTTCTCAATTCCAGTCAGAATATCGTAGGCGAGATAGCGGGAGAAGACATTACTTATAATGAGTATATCGACCGTGTGGAAGAATTCAAAGTTGCTACTCAGCAGCGTACCGGCAGGACTCCTTCTGAAGTGGAAATGTATTCCATCAGGGAGCAAGCATGGCAGGCTATGATTGTGGAGCGTGTGTTCAAAGAAGAATATGAGAAACTAGGATTGACGATTTCGGATGCGGAGTTGGTAGATATGGTTCAGGGTAAAAATATTGTTCCTGAATTGAGACAGCAATTGGTTAATCCCGAGACGGGTCAGTTTGACAAAAGCCAGCTGGTGTCTTTTTTGCAATCATTGGAAACAGCAGATCCTAATCAGCAGGCTTTTTGGAATCAGCAGGAAAGAGTTTTTGCTGACTCAAGGCTAAGAATCAAATATGATAATCTCCTTGCAACATCAGAATTTGCCACCCAGGCTGAAGCTAAAGAAGAATATAAAGCTGCCAATACCATCGCTGATGCTTCTATCCTTTTCGTGCCATTCTATGCTGTAGCGGATGCGGATGTGGCTGTCTCAGACAGTGATCTGAAAGCTTACTTCTCTAAAAACAAGAGCAAGTTCAAATCAGGAAATACAGTTAACCTCGAGTACGTGAGCTTCAGCATTCAGCCTAGCGGAGCTGATTCCGCGGAGGTTATTTCATCGATTAAGGAGTTGACTCAGGAGTTAAGAACTGCAGAAAATGATTCACTGTTTGCTCTGAGAAACTCAGAAGGGCAAAATCCATTTGTAACACTCAGACCGGGCGACGCACTTCCTGCCAACCTGAGCAGCAACGTCAGTGATATCCAAGCTGGAGAGACATACGGTCCATTTATTACTACCAACTCCACCTACGTGTCTTATAAGGTCACCGACCAATACCAAGGTACACCTAGGCTGAGGGCTTCACATATCCTGTTCAGCACAGAAGGGATGGATGATGCCGGTAAGGAAGCTGTAAAAGCTCAGGCTGAAACAGTGCTTGCTGAAGTAAAAGCAGACGGTAACTTTGAAATAGCTGCCAGGCAATATGGACAGGACGGTACCTCACAGACAGGTGGAGATCTCGGATGGTTTGCCAAAGACGATTTTGTGACCGAATTTGCCGAAGCTGCTTATGCGGCAAAAGCTCCAGGGATTCTTCCAAGCCTGGTAGAAACGGAATATGGCTACCATATCATCAAAGTAACCGAGATGCCTAAAAGTACTTACACAAAATTGGCAACTGTAGAGTTGGAATTGGTGGCAAGTGATATGACTAGAAATGAGGCGTTCAGAAAAGCAGATTCTTTTGCGGCAAATTCTGGCAACAGAAATGAATTCACTGAAAATGCCACAGCTTCTAATTATCGAGTGCTACAGGCAAACAACGTGGATGCCAATGCCAGAAACATCAATAATCTGCAAAACGCAAGAGAGGTGATTCGCTGGGCATTTGATGATGGTACTTCCAAAGGTGCCGTGTCTTCAGTATTTGAGCTAGACAATGCCTACGTGATAGCCAATCTGATAAGCAAGAAAAGTGAGGGTGAATTGGCTTTGGAAGACGTGAAAGAGCAGGTAACGGCTCAGGTGAAAAACGAGAAAAAAGCAGAAGTAATCAAATCCAAACTAGCCGGTAAGGCTTCTCTGGAAGAAATGAAGGCTGAATATCCAAACGAAGCTTCTCTGAATGAGGTTCCTGATCTCAAGCTCAGCGCTAACGTTATTCCTGGGGTAGGTTTTGCGCCAAGAGCGATAGGTGCTATTTTCGGGGTGAAGCAAGGAGAGATGACCCAGCCAGTGCGTGAAGACGTAGGGGTGATTGTGGGTAAATTGAATGCCTTGACTCCGGCTGCAGAAATCGGGGACTACTCGGCTTACCAGGGTCAATTGACCCAAAATGCTTCTCAAAGAACTACTTATTCTGTCATGATGGCTTTGCAGGAGCTCGCGGGGGTCAAGGACTATCGATATAAATTCTTTTAA
- a CDS encoding DUF493 family protein — translation MEKKPFDKEKFKEKLESSGEFPQLYMFKFIVPDGKENEVAALFPKHEVVTKRSSGGKYVSATIQAMMKDSDQIIKIYEQASEIEGLISL, via the coding sequence ATGGAAAAGAAACCGTTCGATAAAGAGAAATTTAAGGAAAAATTAGAGTCCAGTGGGGAATTTCCCCAACTATATATGTTTAAATTTATAGTCCCTGACGGGAAGGAAAATGAGGTGGCAGCGCTGTTCCCGAAACATGAAGTGGTTACAAAGAGGAGTTCTGGGGGGAAATATGTCAGCGCTACTATTCAGGCCATGATGAAAGATTCTGATCAGATTATTAAGATTTATGAGCAAGCCTCTGAAATAGAAGGATTGATCTCACTTTAA
- a CDS encoding 4a-hydroxytetrahydrobiopterin dehydratase, with translation MWKEEDNRLKKTFKFNNFQEAFAFMTRVAFLAEARQHHPDWSNSYDKVEISLTSHDQGNIVTEKDHELAKAIDELLA, from the coding sequence ATGTGGAAAGAAGAAGATAATAGACTTAAGAAGACTTTTAAATTCAATAATTTTCAGGAGGCGTTTGCCTTCATGACCCGTGTGGCTTTTCTGGCAGAGGCTAGGCAGCACCATCCGGATTGGAGTAATTCCTACGATAAGGTAGAAATATCTCTTACCTCACATGATCAAGGCAATATCGTGACAGAAAAAGATCATGAATTGGCTAAGGCTATTGATGAGCTCTTAGCATGA
- the rsmI gene encoding 16S rRNA (cytidine(1402)-2'-O)-methyltransferase: protein MSETSPNLFLVPTPIGNLKDITLRAIEVLKTADVILAEDTRTSGQLLKHLEISRPLQSYHIFNEHKTVEKLVERMNRGEVFALISDAGTPAISDPGFLLVRAVLAAGLDVQCLPGATAFVPALVNSGLPNDRFVFEGFLPHKKGRKTRIDGLVDEVRTIIFYESPHRLLKTLGQLAEAFGPDRQACVSRELTKLHEENVRGTLAELIDYYQTNTLKGEIVLTVAGKNPKA from the coding sequence ATGAGTGAAACTTCTCCTAATTTATTTCTAGTGCCGACACCTATAGGTAATCTGAAGGACATTACCCTCCGGGCCATAGAAGTGTTGAAAACTGCTGATGTGATTCTGGCAGAAGATACCCGTACTAGCGGCCAATTGCTCAAACATCTGGAAATATCCCGCCCTCTTCAAAGCTACCATATATTTAACGAGCATAAAACCGTAGAGAAATTGGTTGAGCGGATGAACAGGGGCGAAGTTTTCGCCTTGATCTCTGATGCGGGCACACCGGCTATTTCTGATCCTGGATTTCTTTTGGTGAGAGCGGTACTTGCTGCCGGTTTAGATGTACAATGTCTTCCCGGGGCTACAGCTTTTGTCCCTGCCTTGGTCAATAGCGGCTTGCCAAATGACCGATTTGTATTTGAAGGGTTTCTACCCCATAAGAAAGGAAGAAAGACAAGGATCGACGGACTGGTGGACGAAGTACGGACGATTATATTTTATGAATCCCCCCATCGCCTGTTGAAAACCTTAGGGCAGCTTGCTGAAGCCTTTGGGCCGGACAGACAAGCTTGTGTGTCCAGGGAGCTTACCAAGCTTCACGAGGAGAACGTTAGAGGCACCTTAGCCGAGTTAATAGATTATTATCAGACCAATACCCTAAAAGGCGAAATCGTCCTTACTGTGGCCGGTAAGAACCCGAAAGCCTGA
- a CDS encoding inositol monophosphatase family protein, with amino-acid sequence MLSTEKLTLLLEKTQQIAKEAGAFIRRERQHFSLENVEHKGLNDLVSYVDKEAEKIIVDRLSGILPEAGFITEEGTNTTQADQYNWVIDPLDGTTNFIHGVPIFCVSIALMEKDEVILGVVYEINLHECFYAMKGGGAFCNDTRIRVSSAKTLSASLIATGFPYYNFDLIDKYLAALKFLMQSSHGARRLGSAAVDLCYVASGRVEGFFEYNLNSYDVAAGTLIVEEAGGQVTDFSGGRDFVFGRQILATNRMIHEEILSELKRTWASA; translated from the coding sequence ATGTTATCAACCGAAAAACTAACACTACTTCTAGAAAAGACGCAACAAATAGCAAAGGAAGCCGGAGCCTTTATCCGAAGAGAAAGGCAACATTTCAGTCTGGAAAATGTGGAACATAAAGGATTAAACGATTTGGTGTCCTATGTGGATAAAGAGGCGGAGAAAATAATAGTGGATAGACTAAGTGGGATTCTACCCGAAGCTGGATTTATCACCGAAGAGGGAACAAATACGACTCAAGCTGATCAATATAACTGGGTGATAGATCCTCTGGATGGCACCACCAATTTTATCCATGGTGTACCTATTTTCTGTGTCAGTATCGCCTTGATGGAGAAGGATGAAGTAATATTGGGCGTAGTCTATGAAATAAATCTTCATGAATGTTTCTATGCAATGAAAGGTGGAGGAGCCTTCTGCAATGATACGAGGATCCGGGTAAGTTCGGCTAAGACGCTTTCCGCGTCTTTGATAGCCACCGGCTTTCCCTATTATAACTTTGATTTGATCGACAAATACTTGGCAGCGTTAAAGTTTCTGATGCAGTCCTCCCATGGTGCCCGCAGGCTGGGCAGTGCGGCAGTTGACCTTTGCTATGTGGCTTCAGGACGTGTGGAGGGTTTTTTTGAATATAATCTTAATTCCTATGATGTGGCAGCTGGCACGTTGATCGTAGAGGAAGCAGGCGGGCAAGTCACTGATTTCTCAGGAGGAAGGGATTTTGTGTTTGGCAGACAGATTTTGGCTACAAATAGAATGATCCATGAAGAAATCCTGAGTGAATTGAAACGCACCTGGGCATCAGCCTAG